One genomic segment of Hordeum vulgare subsp. vulgare chromosome 2H, MorexV3_pseudomolecules_assembly, whole genome shotgun sequence includes these proteins:
- the LOC123426531 gene encoding splicing factor-like protein 1, with amino-acid sequence MASAETLARSPSREPSSDPPRDAPRDASSEPHHNGSANAAGDGDSSSRRRRRSRWEQSNDESGANSGGEGGAGGRKRKSRWAEEEPRPTIALPDFMKDFAAEMDPEVHNLNSRLLEISRLLQSGLPLDDRPEGARSPSPEPIYDNLGIRINTREYRARERLNRERQEIISQLIRRNPAFKPPADYRPPKLHKKLYIPMKEYPGYNFIGLIIGPRGNTQKRMEKETGAKIVIRGKGSVKEGKLLQKRDLKPDPSENEDLHVLVEADTEEALEAAAGMVEKLLTPVDEVLNEHKRQQLRELAALNGTIRDDEFCRTCGEPGHRQYACPNRTTTFKSEVQCKICGDGGHPTIDCPVKGTSGKKMDDEYQNFLAELGGSAPESMNKSGGPMLAITGSGGGGGGGGGGSGSNSPWAAGNGAATAGANGLKKDYDETNLYIGYLPPMFDDSGLINLFSQFGEIVMAKVIKDRNTGQSKGYGFVKYSDVSQANAAIAAMSGYHLEGRTIAVRVAGKPPQPAAPPGPPAGSAPPMYHSGDPSAGGYNSQPYIGGHPPPPPPPGSYAPVPWGQPPPYASYPPPPPGMYNPAPGQTAPHSYGMQYPPPPAPVPPPGTTSNDGAQNYPPGVTPPSSGAPTQPVPAPAYGNSGAQNMPHMYPPPPYSYAPYYPSVTPVQPPPPPPPPPASVDPSQSIANAPWATHNAPPPPPPPASVDSSQSNAAAPWAAHNAPPPPPLPSSNDQPAAPYGADAEYDKFMSEMK; translated from the coding sequence ATGGCTTCTGCCGAAACCCTAGCCCGTTCCCCATCTCGCGAGCCCTCGTCCGACCCCCCCCGCGATGCCCCCCGCGACGCCTCCTCCGAGCCCCACCACAACGGCTCAGCCAACGCCGCTGGCGACGGCGACTCGtcttcccgccgccgccgccgcagccgatGGGAGCAGTCCAACGACGAGTCCGGTGCCAATTCAGGCGGTGAGGGCGGCGCGGGAGGACGGAAGCGGAAGTCGCGCTGGGCCGAGGAGGAGCCCCGCCCGACCATCGCACTTCCGGATTTCATGAAGGACTTCGCCGCCGAGATGGATCCCGAGGTGCACAACCTCAACTCGCGCCTCCTAGAGATTTCGCGCCTGCTGCAGTCGGGGCTACCCCTCGACGACCGCCCTGAGGGCGCCCGCTCGCCGTCCCCTGAGCCGATATATGATAACCTGGGCATCCGCATCAACACCCGCGAATACCGAGCGAGGGAGCGCCTTAACCGCGAGCGGCAGGAGATCATCTCCCAGCTGATCCGCCGGAATCCCGCCTTCAAGCCCCCGGCGGATTACCGCCCACCCAAGCTCCATAAGAAGCTCTACATCCCCATGAAGGAGTACCCTGGGTACAACTTTATTGGACTCATTATTGGGCCCCGTGGCAACACACAGAAGCGGATGGAGAAGGAGACAGGGGCCAAGATCGTAATCCGAGGGAAGGGCAGCGTCAAGGAAGGGAAGTTGTTGCAGAAGAGGGACTTGAAGCCAGATCCCAGTGAGAACGAGGACCTTCATGTGCTTGTCGAGGCTGATACTGAAGAAGCGTTGGAGGCTGCTGCAGGCAtggtggagaagctgcttaccccTGTGGACGAAGTGCTAAATGAGCACAAACGCCAGCAGCTGCGTGAGCTTGCAGCTCTGAATGGAACAATCAGGGATGATGAGTTCTGTAGGACTTGCGGGGAGCCGGGTCACCGGCAGTATGCATGCCCGAACAGGACAACGACTTTTAAGAGCGAGGTGCAGTGTAAGATCTGTGGTGACGGTGGGCACCCGACAATTGATTGTCCAGTGAAGGGTACATCTGGGAAGAAAATGGATGACGAATACCAGAACTTCCTTGCTGAGCTTGGTGGCAGTGCACCTGAGTCGATGAACAAGTCTGGTGGTCCGATGCTGGCTATAacaggtagtggtggtggtggtggtggcggtggtggtgggagtGGTAGTAACTCACCCTGGGCTGCGGGTAATGGTGCAGCAACAGCAGGAGCCAACGGGCTCAAGAAAGACTATGACGAGACCAATCTTTATATTGGGTACTTGCCACCTATGTTTGATGATTCAGGTCTGATCAACCTATTTTCACAATTTGGGGAGATTGTCATGGCAAAGGTTATAAAGGATCGCAACACAGGGCAGAGCAAAGGGTATGGATTTGTAAAATATTCAGATGTCTCACAGGCTAATGCAGCTATTGCTGCGATGAGTGGTTACCATCTTGAAGGGAGAACTATTGCAGTCAGAGTTGCAGGCAAGCCACCACAGCCAGCTGCGCCCCCTGGTCCTCCAGCAGGGTCAGCACCACCAATGTACCACTCTGGAGATCCTTCTGCTGGTGGCTACAACTCGCAGCCCTACATAGGAGggcatccaccaccaccacctcctccaggTAGCTATGCTCCAGTTCCTTGGGGGCAACCACCACCTTATGCTTCGTACCCTCCACCGCCACCAGGCATGTACAATCCTGCACCTGGCCAGACTGCTCCACATTCATATGGTATGCAGtacccaccaccaccagctccagTCCCTCCACCAGGCACTACGTCAAATGATGGTGCGCAGAACTATCCTCCGGGTGTAACACCACCAAGTTCTGGTGCACCTACCCAGCCTGTCCCTGCTCCAGCATATGGGAACTCTGGtgcgcaaaacatgccacatatgTACCCTCCACCACCTTATAGTTATGCCCCATATTATCCATCTGTCACACCAGtccagccgccgcctcctccaccaccaccaccagctagtGTTGATCCTTCACAAAGCATTGCAAATGCACCTTGGGCCACTCACAACGCACCACCTCCACCCCCACCGCCAGCTAGTGTCGATTCCTCACAGAGCAATGCAGCTGCACCTTGGGCTGCCCACAatgcaccgccgccaccacctttgCCATCCTCCAATGACCAGCCCGCTGCTCCCTATGGTGCTGATGCAGAGTATGATAAATTTATGTCGGAGATGAAGTGA